tagtttatagaaatatgtatattataataaaatttataaaaaaaataaaaatagttaagaataaaatgaattttttttataaaagctaattatttcaaaaatgtttgaaattcaaagaaactcgatagctaatttgtgTTATTGATGGTCAAAAATGGGTGTCAACACATATATTTAGTGTGATTCACATATATCTGGGATACACTGACTCTCTCACTTGCCTCTCTCCTAATATTTCACTCGTCTCTCTTCCTATGTATGTACGTATCTTTATTTTAGAATGTATATGGTAGCaataatacatgtatctaggtaTGTCTGAAttgaaatttgatatgaaattatCAATTAATGAgacaatatgtaattatttcaaactagTAAATATGGTAGGAAAATTTAtgtaattagataatttttccaacTTAATATtgctaaaaagaaaaagggaaaactacacaaaatagacccaattatgaaattatttaCCTAAAAAGGACTAAACCCAAATTATTTATTCTCAATGGACTCATAACCCGAACTATTTACCTTCTTACCACACTTTCTCATTTATTATTTCATGCATGACGTCAGCATCACTGCTATGAATTAATTCTTTGTGATACTTCATCGGTATAATATAGGATTGggctctttttaaaataaaaaaaatgaaacaattaagagaaaaattattaaaatcacaatcttatttattaaactctaaattaatagaaaatatattctttgtgatactcctTCAGTATACTAATACCATAATGGAATCATATAGGACTAAgtttaatcctctgtgataTTCCATTGATATATTAATACCCTACCGATATCATATAGGGTGGTGCTTGCGTCAGCATGATATATTAATACACTCTAGTTTGCAATATTACATATCTTACCATATTTTTGTGCGTCCAaatgtcaaaattaggtgtaatttattttagatacaATGTATCAAAGTGAAtttgcttgtatatatgatatataacaAATCTCGCTCACCTCCCTTAACTCTCTTCCATCTCGCTCGCCACTATGGATCTGGTATCTCAAATACATGAGAATATCGGCAGATACATACATATAAACATATCTAGTGTAATTCATGTGTATCTGGGATACCTACGAATCTCGTTTGCCTCTCTCCTTATTTTAGTGTATCTGGTAGCAAAAATATACATATCTAAGTGTATTTTGCTCAATATATGGTAGGAAACTCTTAATTAATGATAAACtacataatattttgaaaatatcgataataatagtaaatatgatagtaaagtatgtatatttatatagttttttctaatttttttaatggccaaatttgatgattttacaAAACTATATTTCCCACGGGACATCTTATTAGAAGTCCACTTCACCATATGAATGAAGAGTACATTAAATCAGTAACAgatttaataattattaaagGGCGACCAGAGTTGACAAAATCATAGAATTTTaatgtctgagataatagatatgtTGGATTAGATGAATTTGATTTTGGACGGGAAAagcccatttttggaggggttCCAAAAGCTATATCTTTTATTAGCATGTTAAAAATGACAAGGGAGAAAAATGTGTTTTAGTAGCTATAAGTTTGCCTCCATTGGCCATGGAAAAATTTCAAGAGATTGTCCACAAGATGAATTTAAAAAATGTTGGAGTCAACATAATTTCAAAGATATAAGATTTTTTTGCATTTAATTCCACATCATCAATGCATGTTTTGGGTGTGATTAAATTAGAATTATTGAGCTTGTAATATTCCATCCTTTTCCTATTAGAAAGTTATTGTCTGTcatgtataatatttataagttaaGAATTCGTTTTAATCATGTAATAATGTTTGATTgaatatgaaatttaataaGAAATAAGGATTTTTGAAACTCAACTTCtttaaaactcaagaatacaaCCAATGACTCAAATCACTCTCGAGAGTCTTCTGATTCGTACCAATCAACTATTCAAGTCAAAAATCACCTTCCAGAACTaacaaaactatcaaaattaaaatcgacctccttcaaatttaaaaatctcACCAAATATTCTTTGATAATATCGAGAATCGTGTCACTTAAGGCTGTACacggcaaatcgataaaccgcaccaaaccgacaaaccgaaccaaatcggaaaaaaaacccgactagtggtttggtttgacttggtttcgtgcttggaaaaaaaacccgaccattataaggttggtttggttttaattaaaaaaagtcaaacagaacccaaaccgacctgattatagatatactacttttaaattatgttatacataaaaatatttgttagaatgtaatttataaatatttttttaaaatttttcataatttttgttttctttcttacatttagatttggacttgagaaacccatttaaataatatacaaaaaaaaactcatcttataaagttatattataaagttaaaatttcaaacagtgttctgcctccatcttatatgttgatattttgtactagaactctttttaaaaagcactGATCTGtgatttttattagatactatgaaaaacccgagaaactcgaaaaccccaaaaaaaaaacgaaaaactcgagaaaaattgatatcgaaaaatccgatttttatttgtttggtttggtttatagatttaataacctgacacaaatgatttgatttgatttataaaaaattcgaaccaacccgatccatCTACACCGTAGTGTCACCGATCTCCGCAAACCACAAATGATATACAAAAGCTTACGATAAGCAAGGGTCACCGAAAACTCAAAACGACTATGAAGATctttactatattttattttaaacctttttctttaattaattaaaacataaGGGATAGTATTTATCAAAATCACATgaattattataaattattaaataaagtattaaaaatatatctaaactattatagttttttgaatttcatacctAGGTTGCAATTTTTGTATTCTGAATTCTGTTGGGACAAATTCTACAGAAGTACAACTTATGATTTTTTGTCTATGTGagtcggttttttttttttgggttttgtttcCATCCAACCTATAGGAACTCGAACTCGAAAActctaattaagaataaaaaaacaTTTAATTACCACTCCACCACAATTTTCCAGTTAAAACAATGTATTAATACTTCACTACTTTTCTTAGTTGTTAACAAGTTCAAGGAATGGGTAAAGTAACCTGATCCATCTATTTAGGTAAAAATTAGACATAACTCACGTGAGTTATTAGAACGTCCAGAACTTCACACTTTATTATAAAGCCAGGAGTGTTTTTGGTTTGGGTAAAAATcgattcaaattaaaaaataaaattaaataattttttatttgattttacatttttaaaaatcggtaatatttgatttgattttgattttttaaaaaaaaaaattgaaaaaataaccaaaccgacaaattatatatatatatataatattcatttttatgaacattttttATGCACAAAATACTGCACagtaatttaaaatagtaaggtATGATACGTCTTTTATTTGTACAATCATATCATTAGCTTATGCATTATTCAGTAAATTTATGTTGTTTAGTACATTGAATTAGCTAACAATATAAGCATTAAGTTAAACATAATTATAGTTTTGGCataagaattataagatccaaaatgacatgaagataatttattttttttgaatgaattattgtctttttttctcttttgaatgaatattttatttttatttttgtacatAGTTAATAACCGaataaccaaatcaaaccaaaccaaataattacattatatatatacatacatactagtacattcaaattttaATCCTGCTTGTGTTGAAcgtttttttttggtaaaaaaaaaattagtgtgATTCGATATCTAGCAGTGTAGGGTCCAAGTTTCCCACACCACACATTTTTTTTCAATAGAATAATCATCACTTACACATTTCTTTCTTGATGCATATGGCACTCTATAAATCTCACATAAAATGCTTACCAACAATACATACTTTTATTGCTatacatatttcaaaataaccaATCTGATTGTAGTTAGcactctaaattctattaaacatcTCTTATAGTGAATAGCTTCTATGGCACACATGACTATGCCAATTTCAATAACGCATCACAAGCCAAAATTAATAATACCTTCAATAGTAACACCCCATGAGACAAAACACCTTTCTGAAATAGATGATCAAGGGAGTACCCGTTTCCATGTTCCCGTAATAATGTTTTACAAATATAATTCATTAATGGAAGGTAAAGATCCAGCAAAACTTATCAAAGATGGATTGTCGAAAACGCTTGTGTTTTTCTATCCATTAGCTGGTAGACTCATTGAAGGGCCTAATAAGAAGCTTATGGTAAATTGTAATAGTGAAGGAATTATGTTTATTGAAGCTGATGCTAATGTGGAGCTTGACAAACTAGGTGACTCTATTAAACCACCATGTCCATACTTAGAAGAGCTACTATATAATGAGCCAGGATCTGATGGGATTATTGGTTGTCCATTGATGTTAGTTCAGGTAAATAATATTCTATATAAATCtcctttatattttttaaattattaaaaaaaaactattacacaaaagatttattaaattttttctctatgtatAGGTGACTCGTTTTAGGTGTGGTGGATTTGTGATTGGATTCAAATTTAATCACACTATGATGGATGCTTATGGCTTCAAAATGTTTCTAAATGCATTAAGTGAATTGATTCAAGGAGCTTCTGCACCTTCCATACTACCTGTATGGCAAAGGGATGTCCTAAGTGCTAGATCATCACCATGCATTACATGTACTCACCACGAGTTTGATGAGCAAATTGAATCAAGAATTGCATGGGAATCTATTGAAGAAAAGTTCATACAACAATCATTTTTCTTTGGAAATAAGGAGATTGAAGCCATTAAAAATCAAGTTTCTTCATATTGTGAATGTACAAAATTCGAGTTATTAACGGCGTTTTTATGGAAATGTCGTACCATTGCTCTAGATTTGCACCCTGAAGAAATTGTTCATATGACGTTGCTTGTAAACATACGTAGAAATTTACCAAAATTTGAACTACCACCTGGATATTACGGGAATGCATTCATTACTCCAGCTGCAATATCAAAAGCAGGATTGTTGTGTTCAAATTCACTAACATATGCAGTTAAACTGATCAAGGAACTTAAAGATCATATGAATGAAGAGTACATTAAATCACTAGCAGATTTAATTGTTATTAAAGGGAGACCAGAGTTGTTAAAATATTGGAATTTTATTATCTCAGATAATAGGTCTGctggatttgatgaatttgaTTTTGGATTTGGAAAGCCCATTTTTGGTGGGGTTCCAAAAGCTATATCTTTAATTAGTTTTGGTGTGCCTGTTAAAAATGACAAGGGAGAAAAAGGTATTTTGATAGCTATAAGTTTGCCTCCTCTGGCCATGAAAAAATTTCAAGAGGTTGTTTAcaagatgactctaagaaaTGTGGAAGGAGATAATATAGATTGAAGGATGTAAAAGTTTTTTCTGTCTTTGCATGTTTTGGTaaggaataaataaaaattatggagCATGTAATATTCCATCCCTTTCCTATTAGAAAGTACTTTTccattatatatgatatttataAATCAAGTATCTGTTTTATGTTTGATGGAAAATTAAGTTAAATTTCGACAATCTTTTCAAATAATTGAGTCTTTGTTACTGATGAtaaatggtaaaaaaaaatattgtggtTAAGTAGAATAGAACTCTCGATCTCATACAAGATCTTCGTTATTTACAAAATTGATGGTAAATGTTAGTTATCTTTTTCTCTGTAAATGTTGACACAACTTACataaagtttaagaaagaaagaaacaatttcaaaatttttagtttaaaataGGTCATAGACATTTGAAAGGTTATAAATCATTTTATCAAGGATATAAATTGAGaagtttaatttaaaattatttctaagCTAGAGTTGAAATTtggaacaaaaaaaataataggggctaactcaaattcaattttctaaattagtagaacTGAGACTTAATCAACTGGGGAATCATCTACGTAGCTCAATTAGTTGTCATTTGAATTTTTATCTTGTTGGTAAAGGATTCGATTCCCCACCTTGTAAATTCCTCGCTCACTTTCCctctatgacatgagtgtgtaaGTACACAACTATTTCACTAAAGGTTGGTCATGAAGCAACGGAGCAAGAGCTTTACCAAAAAGAGTTTTGAATTACTGTTGAAGTGAAACCTGATACAAAGAATTGGATTGAAGAACTTGTTTCATGCTTAGGAGTCTATGCAGTTGTCATGTTCATCTTTCCTTGAAGCAGTTTCATAGGGATAAATAGAAATAGGAACTTGATCTCAAGTTTTAAGTAACAATCTGTGAAGATTATTGCTTTAGAAAATTCGAATTAGTTTGTACGTTgcaatttttgtaatttgaattt
The genomic region above belongs to Solanum dulcamara chromosome 5, daSolDulc1.2, whole genome shotgun sequence and contains:
- the LOC129890347 gene encoding methanol O-anthraniloyltransferase-like codes for the protein MAHMTMPISITHHKPKLIIPSIVTPHETKHLSEIDDQGSTRFHVPVIMFYKYNSLMEGKDPAKLIKDGLSKTLVFFYPLAGRLIEGPNKKLMVNCNSEGIMFIEADANVELDKLGDSIKPPCPYLEELLYNEPGSDGIIGCPLMLVQVTRFRCGGFVIGFKFNHTMMDAYGFKMFLNALSELIQGASAPSILPVWQRDVLSARSSPCITCTHHEFDEQIESRIAWESIEEKFIQQSFFFGNKEIEAIKNQVSSYCECTKFELLTAFLWKCRTIALDLHPEEIVHMTLLVNIRRNLPKFELPPGYYGNAFITPAAISKAGLLCSNSLTYAVKLIKELKDHMNEEYIKSLADLIVIKGRPELLKYWNFIISDNRSAGFDEFDFGFGKPIFGGVPKAISLISFGVPVKNDKGEKGILIAISLPPLAMKKFQEVVYKMTLRNVEGDNID